One region of Skermanella mucosa genomic DNA includes:
- a CDS encoding methyltransferase domain-containing protein — MDSWIDFWNRPNAIYVNQRNVDAHFDCIVRDLREFVPPGGGKVVLDFGCGDALGASRVADGCETLYLYDAAPTVRERVRERLAGDRRIKVLDGNGLRHLPAASVDLVLVVSVVQYMARDELSDALRLWHHILKPDGALIIADVIDPATPIHVDVRSQLAFARKSGFLLAALGGLVRMFFSNYRDLRNRAGFAMYRQEEMLGILRSGGFEGTVLSRNIGPGTHRQAFRARKQSKQARAAAE; from the coding sequence GTGGATTCATGGATCGATTTCTGGAACCGCCCCAATGCGATCTATGTCAATCAACGGAACGTCGACGCGCATTTCGATTGTATCGTCCGCGACCTTCGTGAATTCGTCCCGCCGGGAGGCGGCAAGGTCGTGCTGGATTTCGGCTGCGGCGATGCTTTGGGCGCCAGCCGAGTGGCCGACGGATGCGAGACGCTTTACCTGTACGATGCCGCACCGACGGTTCGGGAGAGGGTACGGGAACGGCTGGCGGGTGACCGGCGCATCAAGGTCCTGGACGGCAACGGCCTGCGTCACTTGCCGGCCGCCAGCGTGGATCTGGTTCTCGTGGTCTCGGTCGTCCAGTACATGGCACGGGACGAATTGTCGGACGCATTGCGCCTGTGGCATCATATCCTGAAGCCGGACGGAGCGTTGATCATCGCCGACGTGATCGATCCGGCAACGCCGATCCATGTCGATGTCAGGTCGCAGTTGGCCTTTGCCCGGAAGAGCGGTTTCCTGCTGGCCGCCCTGGGCGGGCTGGTCCGGATGTTCTTCTCCAATTACCGCGACCTGCGCAACCGCGCGGGGTTCGCCATGTACCGCCAGGAGGAAATGCTTGGGATCTTGCGGTCCGGCGGCTTCGAGGGGACGGTGCTTTCCCGCAATATCGGCCCAGGCACCCACCGGCAGGCGTTCCGGGCGCGCAAACAGTCGAAGCAGGCCAGGGCGGCTGCGGAATAG
- a CDS encoding GtrA family protein, with product MSIASLLGQFSQFALVGCAAAIGHYGLLIVLSEGFGVPPVPASGAGFILGAAISYALNYRYVFRSDQSHAPTAFKFLTVATLGLCLNSAIMALLTAGAGLHYLLAQMSATVTVMVWSYAGNRCWTFAAGAPEA from the coding sequence ATGTCCATCGCCTCGCTGTTGGGTCAGTTCAGCCAGTTCGCGCTCGTCGGCTGCGCTGCGGCGATCGGTCACTACGGACTGCTCATCGTCCTGAGCGAAGGCTTCGGCGTGCCCCCCGTTCCGGCATCCGGCGCCGGCTTCATCCTCGGCGCCGCCATCAGTTATGCGCTGAACTATCGCTACGTGTTCCGCAGCGACCAAAGCCATGCGCCCACCGCCTTCAAGTTCCTGACGGTCGCCACGCTGGGCCTGTGCCTGAACAGCGCGATCATGGCCCTGCTTACCGCTGGGGCCGGTCTGCATTATCTGCTGGCCCAGATGAGCGCCACGGTGACCGTCATGGTCTGGAGCTATGCCGGCAACCGCTGCTGGACCTTCGCAGCGGGCGCCCCGGAAGCCTGA
- a CDS encoding glycosyltransferase family 39 protein has product MRSTVGLGDGRSRPAGSSGWATFDTLSMIILAVVLVLVAATFQHYGISWDEEIQNTYGKKILSFYLSGFEDRSVFIHFNLYLYGGSFDLVAAVVNTVSPFGEYETRHLLGGLVGLLGLAGVWRLGRLFGGPRAGFLALLLMVVTPAYYGHMFINPKDIPFACGMTWSLYLMCRAMETLPRVPLRTALGLGVVLGITLGTRIVGLLAGLYLAAALVLYLALVAGRGAERRELVRTTVALALSFLPMLPVMYLAMAAFWPWAWQEPLNPIRAATVFSNFPWPGSVLVNGEMIKATELPSYYLPLFLGTQLPELVLAGIASAAVIASASFLDGRLGDRVNGVPHAFVLKWTLLVLAALFPLAYFMVARPLALNGMRHFLFMLPPLTVIAALALDRVWTWTGTAWPRLKWGLVVPLGATVAFQAWTMVRLHPQEYIFYNQFVGGVAGAEGRFELDYWGTSLAEATDMLESKLKAENGGRLGGRYKVFVCANPTSALYFLPPNFVQTENRRDADFFVALTLSDCDKSSDGKLIVEVSRFGAPLAVVKDRRELVGRPVARVGKPVN; this is encoded by the coding sequence GTGCGCAGCACCGTTGGTCTTGGCGACGGGCGCTCCCGACCTGCCGGCTCATCCGGCTGGGCGACGTTCGATACCCTGTCGATGATCATCCTGGCGGTCGTGCTGGTCCTGGTCGCCGCCACGTTCCAGCACTATGGCATAAGCTGGGACGAGGAAATCCAGAACACTTATGGCAAGAAGATACTGTCGTTCTATCTGAGCGGCTTCGAAGACCGATCGGTCTTCATACATTTCAATCTCTACCTGTATGGCGGATCCTTCGATCTGGTCGCCGCCGTGGTCAACACCGTCTCGCCCTTCGGTGAGTACGAGACGAGGCATCTGCTGGGCGGGCTGGTCGGGCTGCTCGGGCTTGCCGGCGTCTGGCGCCTGGGGCGGCTGTTCGGCGGGCCGCGCGCAGGGTTCCTGGCCCTTCTACTGATGGTCGTGACGCCGGCCTATTACGGCCATATGTTCATCAATCCCAAGGACATTCCTTTCGCCTGCGGCATGACCTGGTCCCTGTACCTGATGTGCCGCGCCATGGAGACGCTGCCGCGGGTTCCGCTGCGCACTGCGCTGGGCCTGGGAGTGGTGCTCGGGATCACTCTCGGGACCCGCATCGTCGGGTTGCTCGCCGGCTTGTATCTCGCCGCCGCTCTGGTCCTGTATCTGGCGCTGGTCGCGGGGCGGGGAGCGGAGCGGCGGGAACTGGTCCGTACCACCGTCGCGCTGGCGCTGTCGTTCCTGCCCATGCTGCCGGTGATGTATCTGGCGATGGCGGCATTCTGGCCCTGGGCTTGGCAGGAGCCTTTGAACCCGATCCGCGCCGCGACGGTGTTTTCCAATTTCCCCTGGCCGGGGTCCGTCCTGGTCAATGGCGAGATGATCAAGGCGACCGAGCTGCCGTCCTACTACCTGCCCCTGTTCCTGGGCACCCAATTGCCGGAACTGGTCCTGGCCGGCATCGCCTCGGCCGCCGTGATCGCCTCGGCCTCGTTCCTGGACGGGAGGCTCGGGGACAGAGTAAACGGGGTGCCGCATGCGTTCGTGCTGAAGTGGACCCTTCTCGTCCTCGCCGCGCTGTTTCCGCTGGCCTATTTCATGGTGGCGCGGCCGCTCGCGCTGAACGGCATGCGCCATTTCCTTTTCATGCTGCCGCCGCTGACGGTGATCGCGGCCCTGGCGCTCGACCGCGTCTGGACCTGGACGGGCACCGCTTGGCCGCGGCTCAAATGGGGGCTGGTCGTGCCGCTCGGGGCCACGGTCGCATTCCAAGCCTGGACGATGGTCCGCCTGCATCCCCAGGAATACATATTCTACAACCAGTTCGTCGGGGGCGTGGCCGGGGCCGAAGGCCGTTTCGAATTGGATTATTGGGGAACGTCGCTGGCGGAAGCCACCGACATGCTCGAAAGCAAGCTGAAGGCGGAGAACGGCGGGCGGCTCGGCGGGCGGTACAAGGTTTTCGTCTGTGCGAACCCGACCTCGGCCCTTTATTTCCTGCCGCCCAACTTCGTTCAGACGGAGAACCGGCGGGATGCGGATTTCTTCGTTGCACTGACCTTGTCGGACTGCGACAAATCATCCGACGGGAAGCTGATCGTCGAGGTCAGCCGGTTCGGCGCACCCCTCGCCGTAGTCAAGGATCGCAGGGAGTTGGTCGGCCGGCCGGTGGCGCGGGTCGGCAAGCCGGTTAACTGA